In one window of Pseudomonas chlororaphis subsp. chlororaphis DNA:
- the exaC gene encoding acetaldehyde dehydrogenase ExaC, translated as MRYAHPGTEGAIVSFKSKYGNYIGGEFVAPVKGQYFTNTSPVNGQPIAEFPRSTAEDIEKALDAAHAAADAWGATSAQARSLILLKIADRIEQNLELLAITETWDNGKAVRETLNADIPLAADHFRYFAGCLRAQEGSAAEIDGNTVAYHIHEPLGVVGQIIPWNFPLLMAAWKLAPALAAGNCVVLKPAEQTPLGICVLMELIGDLLPPGVLNVVQGFGKEAGEALATSKRIAKIAFTGSTPVGSHIMKCAAENIIPSTVELGGKSPNIFFADIMQAEPSFIEKAAEGLVLAFFNQGEVCTCPSRALVEESIYDEFMQVVMKKVEQIKRGDPLDTDTMVGAQASEQQFDKILSYLEIAKGEGAQLLTGGKVEKLEGNLASGYYIQPTLLKGNNKMRVFQEEIFGPVVSITTFKDEAEALAIANDTEFGLGAGLWTRDINRAYRMGRAIKAGRVWTNCYHLYPAHAAFGGYKKSGVGRETHKMMLDHYQQTKNLLVSYDINPLGFF; from the coding sequence ATGCGTTATGCACACCCCGGTACTGAAGGCGCTATCGTTTCGTTCAAGAGCAAATACGGTAACTACATCGGCGGCGAATTCGTCGCGCCTGTCAAAGGTCAGTACTTCACCAATACCTCGCCAGTAAACGGCCAACCGATCGCCGAGTTCCCGCGTTCCACCGCCGAAGACATCGAGAAAGCCCTGGACGCCGCCCATGCCGCCGCCGATGCCTGGGGTGCCACCTCGGCACAGGCCCGCTCGCTGATCCTGCTGAAAATCGCCGACCGCATCGAGCAGAACCTCGAACTGCTGGCCATCACCGAAACCTGGGACAACGGCAAGGCCGTGCGGGAAACCCTCAACGCCGACATCCCCCTGGCCGCCGACCACTTCCGCTACTTCGCTGGCTGCCTGCGGGCCCAGGAAGGCAGCGCCGCGGAAATCGACGGCAACACCGTGGCCTATCACATTCACGAACCGCTGGGCGTGGTCGGGCAGATCATCCCGTGGAACTTCCCGCTGTTGATGGCCGCCTGGAAACTCGCCCCGGCCCTGGCCGCCGGCAACTGCGTGGTACTCAAGCCGGCCGAGCAGACCCCGCTGGGCATCTGCGTGCTGATGGAGCTGATCGGCGACCTGCTGCCGCCGGGCGTGCTCAACGTGGTGCAAGGCTTCGGCAAAGAAGCCGGCGAAGCCCTGGCCACCAGCAAGCGCATCGCCAAGATCGCCTTCACCGGTTCGACGCCCGTGGGCTCGCACATCATGAAATGCGCCGCCGAGAACATCATCCCGTCCACCGTGGAACTGGGCGGCAAGTCGCCGAACATCTTCTTCGCCGACATCATGCAGGCCGAACCGAGCTTCATCGAAAAGGCCGCCGAAGGCCTGGTGCTGGCGTTCTTCAACCAGGGCGAAGTCTGCACCTGCCCGTCCCGCGCCCTGGTGGAAGAGTCGATCTACGACGAGTTCATGCAAGTGGTGATGAAAAAGGTCGAACAGATCAAGCGCGGCGACCCGCTGGACACCGACACCATGGTCGGCGCCCAGGCGTCCGAGCAGCAGTTCGACAAGATCCTCTCGTACCTGGAAATCGCCAAGGGCGAAGGCGCGCAGCTGCTGACCGGCGGCAAGGTGGAGAAACTCGAGGGCAACCTGGCCAGCGGTTATTACATCCAGCCGACCCTGCTCAAGGGCAACAACAAGATGCGCGTGTTCCAGGAAGAAATCTTCGGCCCGGTGGTGAGCATCACCACCTTCAAGGACGAAGCCGAAGCCCTGGCGATTGCCAACGACACCGAGTTCGGCCTTGGCGCCGGCCTCTGGACCCGCGACATCAACCGCGCCTACCGCATGGGCCGGGCGATCAAGGCCGGTCGTGTGTGGACCAACTGCTACCACCTGTACCCCGCCCACGCGGCGTTCGGCGGTTACAAGAAGTCCGGCGTCGGCCGTGAAACCCACAAGATGATGCTCGACCACTACCAGCAGACCAAAAACCTGCTGGTGAGCTACGACATCAACCCGCTGGGCTTCTTCTAA
- the eat gene encoding ethanolamine permease: protein MPSEHTGVQSAGSSVDFEKVGSDYFQQRELKKGAAGWVLLVGLGVAYVISGDYAGWNFGLAQGGWGGMFLATLLMATMYLCMCFSLAELSSMIPTAGGGYGFARSAFGPWGGFLTGTAILIEYAIAPAAIAVFIGAYCQSLFGIGGWMIYLAFYIVFIAIHIFGVGEALKLMFIITAVAAIALGVFLVAMVPHFSVANLLDIPVTEAVGASSFLPFGYVGVWAAIPYAIWFFLAVEGVPLAAEETKNPKRDLPRGLIGAMLVLLSFALLILVIGPGGAGANALLTSGNPLVEALAKAYGGSTWMGSFVNLVGLAGLIASFFSIIYAYSRQIFALSRAGYLPRKLSETNKSKAPVLALVIPGIIGFGLSLTGQGDLLILVAVFGATISYVLMMAAHITLRIRRPKMDRPYRTPGGIFTSGVALVLACIAVVAGFLVDPRVVIGAAIIYGVLIAYFAFYSRHHLVAGTPEEEFAAIQKAEEALH, encoded by the coding sequence ATGCCTAGCGAACATACCGGCGTGCAGTCGGCTGGCTCTTCGGTCGACTTTGAAAAAGTCGGCTCCGACTATTTCCAACAACGCGAACTGAAAAAAGGCGCGGCAGGCTGGGTCCTGCTGGTGGGCCTGGGCGTGGCCTACGTCATCTCCGGCGACTACGCAGGCTGGAACTTCGGCCTGGCCCAGGGCGGCTGGGGCGGCATGTTCCTCGCCACCCTGCTGATGGCCACCATGTACCTGTGCATGTGCTTTTCCCTGGCCGAGTTGTCCTCGATGATCCCCACCGCTGGCGGTGGCTACGGTTTCGCCCGCAGCGCCTTCGGCCCCTGGGGCGGCTTCCTCACCGGCACCGCGATCCTCATCGAATATGCGATCGCCCCAGCGGCGATCGCGGTGTTTATCGGCGCCTATTGCCAATCGCTGTTCGGCATCGGCGGCTGGATGATCTACCTGGCGTTCTACATCGTGTTCATCGCCATCCATATCTTCGGGGTCGGCGAGGCACTGAAGCTGATGTTTATCATCACTGCCGTGGCCGCCATCGCCCTGGGCGTATTCCTGGTGGCGATGGTGCCGCACTTCTCGGTGGCCAACCTGCTGGATATCCCGGTCACCGAGGCCGTGGGTGCCAGCAGCTTCTTGCCGTTCGGTTATGTCGGTGTGTGGGCGGCGATTCCCTACGCCATCTGGTTCTTCCTGGCGGTCGAAGGCGTCCCGCTGGCCGCGGAAGAAACCAAGAACCCCAAGCGCGACCTGCCGCGCGGCCTGATCGGCGCCATGCTGGTGCTGCTGAGCTTCGCCCTGCTGATCCTGGTGATCGGCCCGGGCGGCGCGGGGGCCAACGCCCTGCTGACCTCGGGCAACCCGCTGGTGGAAGCCCTGGCCAAGGCCTACGGCGGTTCGACCTGGATGGGCAGCTTCGTCAACCTGGTGGGCCTGGCCGGCCTGATCGCCAGCTTCTTCTCGATCATCTACGCCTACTCGCGGCAGATTTTCGCCCTGTCCCGCGCGGGTTACCTGCCGCGCAAGCTGTCGGAAACCAACAAGAGCAAGGCGCCAGTCCTGGCGCTGGTGATCCCCGGCATCATCGGTTTCGGCCTGTCGCTGACCGGCCAGGGCGACCTGCTGATCCTGGTGGCGGTGTTCGGCGCGACCATCTCCTACGTACTGATGATGGCCGCACACATCACCCTGCGCATCCGCCGCCCCAAAATGGATCGTCCGTACCGCACCCCGGGCGGCATCTTCACCTCCGGCGTGGCCCTGGTACTGGCCTGCATCGCTGTGGTGGCGGGCTTCCTGGTGGATCCGCGGGTGGTCATTGGCGCCGCGATCATCTATGGAGTATTAATTGCTTACTTTGCTTTCTACAGTCGGCATCACTTGGTAGCAGGCACGCCCGAAGAAGAATTCGCGGCCATTCAGAAAGCTGAAGAAGCCTTGCACTAA
- a CDS encoding ethanolamine ammonia-lyase subunit EutB yields the protein MASFAHTVGAQTYRFDSLKEVMAKASPARSGDFLAGVAALNDGERVAAQMTLADIPLKHFLEEALIPYETDEVTRLIIDTHDKAAFATVSHLTVGGFRDWLLSDAADEQSLRALAPGLTPEMAAAVSKIMRVQDLVLVAQKIRVVTRFRGTLGLRGRLSTRLQPNHPTDEPAGIAASILDGLLYGNGDAMIGINPATDSIASICALLEMLDAIIQRYEIPTQACVLTHVTTSIEAINRGVPLDLVFQSIAGTEAANASFGINLNVLQEGYEAGLSLKRGTLGQNLMYFETGQGSALSANAHFGVDQQTCETRAYAVARHFKPFLVNTVVGFIGPEYLYNGKQIIRAGLEDHFCGKLLGVPMGCDICYTNHAEADQDDMDTLLTLLGVAGINFIMGIPGSDDIMLNYQTTSFHDALYARQTLGLKPAPEFEQWLAKTGIFTQPDGKVQFGHNLPPAFRQALAQLQ from the coding sequence ATGGCAAGTTTCGCCCACACCGTCGGCGCCCAGACCTACCGCTTCGACAGCCTCAAGGAGGTCATGGCCAAGGCCAGCCCGGCGCGCTCCGGGGACTTCCTGGCCGGCGTCGCCGCCCTCAACGACGGCGAGCGGGTCGCCGCGCAAATGACCCTGGCGGACATTCCGCTCAAGCACTTCCTCGAAGAGGCGCTGATCCCCTACGAAACCGATGAAGTCACCCGGTTGATCATCGACACCCACGACAAGGCCGCCTTCGCCACCGTCAGCCACCTCACGGTCGGCGGCTTTCGCGACTGGCTGCTCAGCGACGCCGCCGACGAACAGAGCCTGCGTGCCCTGGCACCCGGGCTAACCCCGGAAATGGCCGCTGCCGTGTCGAAGATCATGCGCGTCCAGGACCTGGTGCTGGTGGCGCAGAAGATCCGCGTGGTCACCCGGTTCCGCGGCACCCTGGGCCTGCGCGGGCGCCTGTCGACCCGCCTGCAGCCCAACCACCCGACCGACGAACCGGCGGGTATCGCCGCGAGCATTCTCGACGGCCTGCTCTACGGCAACGGCGACGCCATGATCGGCATCAACCCGGCCACCGACAGCATCGCCTCGATCTGCGCCCTGCTGGAAATGCTCGACGCCATCATCCAGCGTTATGAAATTCCCACCCAGGCCTGCGTGCTGACCCACGTCACCACCTCCATCGAGGCGATCAACCGTGGCGTGCCGCTGGACCTGGTGTTCCAGTCGATCGCCGGCACCGAGGCGGCCAACGCCAGTTTCGGCATCAACCTCAATGTGTTGCAGGAAGGCTACGAGGCCGGCCTGAGCCTCAAGCGCGGCACCCTGGGGCAGAACCTGATGTATTTCGAGACCGGCCAGGGCAGCGCGCTGTCGGCCAACGCCCACTTCGGCGTCGACCAGCAGACCTGCGAAACCCGCGCCTATGCCGTGGCCCGGCACTTCAAGCCGTTCCTGGTGAACACCGTGGTTGGCTTCATCGGCCCGGAGTACCTGTACAACGGCAAGCAGATCATCCGCGCCGGCCTGGAAGACCATTTCTGCGGCAAGCTGCTGGGCGTGCCCATGGGGTGCGACATCTGCTACACCAACCACGCCGAAGCCGACCAGGACGACATGGACACCCTGCTGACCCTGCTGGGCGTGGCCGGGATCAACTTCATCATGGGCATCCCCGGCTCCGACGACATCATGCTCAATTACCAGACCACCTCCTTTCACGACGCGCTCTACGCCCGCCAGACCCTAGGCCTGAAACCGGCGCCGGAGTTCGAGCAGTGGCTGGCGAAAACCGGCATCTTCACCCAGCCCGACGGCAAGGTGCAGTTCGGCCACAACCTGCCGCCGGCCTTCCGCCAGGCACTGGCACAGCTTCAGTAA